The Pleuronectes platessa chromosome 11, fPlePla1.1, whole genome shotgun sequence DNA segment ACATACAACCACAGTCACATAGAACAAGGGGCCCTATAGCAAATGGTGTAGCCCCCACTGAGCCCTGATCTCAACATCattctattcaattgtattGCATTatgctgcaacgctgtttatctctgaaactccagaagtgttttgttgactcatACACTTCACCTACAACCTCCATTGGaaaagtggtgagtagatcaTGAGCAGATTATTGGGTGAAGAAtccctttaaaggttcagtgtgtagaattgagtgacatctagtggtgaagtgtcatgttgcagccgaacacccctcacctcaccatcCCCTGCCAAACATGatcctgtggcagccttcagttctgataaaaactcaaaaggtcttaagtttgtccagtttgggctactgtaaaaaaaaaaacatggctgcctcggTAGATAGGACCCGTTCCCGATGTTAATAAAAGGCATTGAAATTTGAACGGCTCATTTTCGGGTAAAGAagacaacaattcgtacaatttagatgaaacaaggattattttaaattaaatttctgccaatataAACTTTCTCCTAAATCttccacactggacctttaaagtaAATTGTCCCTTGCTAATATTGATGTCGAAGATATATCGGTGTCCAGCAGATGGCAGTGACGCAACAGCAGTGACAGCAGCCAGATAAACagagagtgaagaagaagacTGCGGGATCTGCCTGCATCATCAGGAAACGCACAGAGCCGGACTGGACACAGAAAAGATGGCGTTCACATTCGCGGCCTTTTGCTACATGCTCGCCCTGCTGCTCACGGCGGCGCTTATCTTCTTCGCTATCTGGCACGTAAGTACCCGGGGCGGGGGACCTCGGGGCGGACCGCGGGCTCCCCCGGTTCAGCGGCGCCGATACGAGTCGCTGGAGGAGCCGGGGGAGGAGGCTCCGGCTCCGGCCGCGGGCTAACGGGAGGCCGGCGGAGAGGACTGCAGATCTCCACACATTCTGGATAGGACGTGTTCACGGGGAACTCAGTGTTCTCTGTTCGAATCCAGTCTTTTTAAGATCTGCTGCGTTCCTCAGAATGAATGGAACACACCCTGCTAGCGGCTAACAGCTAAACGCTGCACTTCAAACCATCAAAGCGCTATTTAACTGTATTGTCGTTATCTATTCACGCACTTTAGCTTCTCATGAGCCGCTGCGCAGTTACAATAAACTTCCATTTCCACGACAAGCGTGTTAAATGACAAGTGTTTGGGCTAGTCGGCTAGTTAGCAGGCTTAGCTAACAGGCGCTATATCCTGCTGTCACCCGTTAGCTTGATCCCCCCGCTAGCTCGCTTTTCTTTAGCTACATTAGCTTCACGGTCAGAACGTCAACATGTTGCTACGGAATAAAACGTTAATGTGACGCGTTCACGGCTCTAGTTTAATCGTTAACGTTGCTCGGGTGCTTTTGTTTTCTATGAGTCACAAGACAACACGTCACCCACttataagaataaaaacaatgcaAAATAACACAAGAAAATAAACTCTTTTAAGTTTAAATACTTGTAGCAAAGCGATATGAACACATAttgaacatatttcattttgtaCATATTCCTTGTTATTTTCTATAAGTATGTTCACTCAATTCAAGTCGTGTCtcaatatttattattacttactTCTTAATTCACTCTCCATCTATTTTACTACTTGATGTTAAACTCAATAGCAGATTCCTGACATGTTGAATATCCGCTTTATCTAACTGGTAGTTTGTCAGTGGTGCTGAAACATACATTATTATTCTATTCAGACGATAAAcctaaaaccaaactgattaGTAAATAATTAACTCATTAGCAAATCAAAAGTATGAAGCATTGTTTATGTAAATCTTAAACGTgagaatttgttgtttttattccctGTCGATAGTTTTGTTGTTTATGAGACAAAACAAAGGATGACAGCGTCACCTTTTTGTCACTTTTCCATTACAGGAAAAGTTATACAATATCTTGCATATTGAAGATACTTTACACTGAAAGTATTCTGCATATATGTTATTACTCTTAGTGTAACACACGCGTATAACGCTGTCAAACATAAAGTTGTTCATTGCTGCATTGTGCTCCTCTTGTTCCTGCAGATTATAGCATTTGACGAGCTGAAGACCGACTACAAGAATCCTATAGATCAGTGTAACACTTTAAATCCGGTAGGTGACCCCCACACTACCtgacataccccccccccccctttgcctATGTGACTGCATGCAGATTTGCTCTGTCTGACAGAtacttcattttgttttcaggagTTTTTATCcgcctctctgtctttcttcaaTCATTTCTCTGCACTGTTATGCTAAATAACCTGCCTGTTGTGAATTCAGTGATCTCGTCAGCTGTCGAACTCTAAcgcctttttgttgttttgttattccccccccccccccccaaatctgctttttttgtttgtgtattttacacTTTTAACGGCAAAAAGACAATTGAAAAGGTCAAAAAGATTAGAAGAGTCAAAATTGCATTAAAGGTTTGTACCAGTCTTTTTAGAATGCCCGCTCAGTTGGACTCAGTCTTGTCATTTTGCACGGGGAAGTGTTTGCAAACGTCTTTTCAGTTAACTAGTCTGAGAGTCAGGGTCAGAGTTCGGCTCGGGATTAGACACCGGGCCACCTGTGCCCCAGGTTCTCCACTGTCCAGTTTCTTCTTATACGTGTCCTCACATATCTTACGTTTATTTTTCACTGCTGTGGATTTCCAGTCTATTAGTTAATCTTGCTGTTCTGTAAGCCTCAAAGTGTCgctgtaaaatgtaaacatttactGTAATATTTGATTGAGCTTTCTGTTCTAAGCTATTAAACTGTTTATTAGGCACAGAGGCCATTGGTACTCATGAGAAGCATTAGAATATGAAGCAGGTGGATAATAATATCTTCTTGGATGAAATATTCATTGTCACTGAGCGTAGCTGTTAACTGAAAAGACTTGCAAATGCTCAAAACATGCATGATCTTTTACAACCTACCCTTTGTTTGCATATACTGTGACTGGAACAGTACATTTCCAGTAAACACAGAGAGTCAGGGAACTGGTCTTGAGTTTACAGTAACATGTCACCAGGCTTATACACTGTCCTGACAGAGACCTTGTATAATACTatccatagaaataatataaagaGAAATCTGTAGAGTCGGactaatttataaatataagaGCCTCTATGTTTGCTGAAATGCCTCgagatgaaaacatttatatCACAGAAACGATGcatttacatttgatttgttaAAACGTTTATGGTTGAACTGTAAAATGTGAACCTCAATTACACTTCTACACTTTacacttctttcttcttttttaatatttatctgCTGATATATCCGCATCAGAGATATTTCACTCCCTAACGTTGGTATCAGCCTAAAGTCCATTAATCAGATGATTTGACTTTTGTTGCAACGCTCTTTTGAACAGTCGACACTTTCATCTGTTGTTCGAGGTGTCGGAGGAAATAAAGTTTACATTCCAGCTTTAAATTCAACATTTCTTAATACGTCACATTTATATCACTCCTCTGTTCGGAGGAGGCTGCAGTTTGTTTCAGCAATGAGCAGAAACTAAGCTCCTGTGCACGAGCTCAGCGTTTGGCTGGAACCTCCATCACCTGGGGTTCAGAGCAGATGGCTGCGGAGTCCCAACACACTCCAGCTCAGCACAATGTGTCACCACTGATTGGTCCGTAATTTCACTAGTAGGAGGAGTTATTTAGGTAAAAGCacagacctctctctctctctctctctctctctctctctctctctctctctctctctctctctctctctctctctctctctgtctctctctctaatccACTCGACAGTTCGTTCTGCGTGTCCAACTCTGGTGGAAATCTCCAATATTTTCCAGCTGTGATCAGTTCTGTATTTGGCAGCACAGTGCAGGATCCCAATAcattccagcccccccccccccccttcctcctcctacaTGCCCATCACTTTTCCATCTGTGGGCTGTTGgttgccccccccctccaacacTACCCTTCCTTCTGCCCTTTTTTCCCAAATGCATGGCTTCCATGTGGTGCCTCCATCTGCCCGTTCAAGCTCTGTCAGCtcgaatggggggggggggggggctgctgcatCAACACTGCTCGTGCTCCCAGCATGGTGTTTCTCCCGTGTGTCGCCCAGTCCCCCGCTTGTCAGGGAGCCGGCGGCCTgtaggctccgcccctcgctgGGAGAGATGTTGATGGGTTTTCTCCTCACTCGTGGTCGGACTTGATGATgcatgacttaaaaaaaaaaccttatcCATCTACTTCAAACTGCTGAACTCCACCAGCCGCTCACAGGATTTACTACAGAAGATAATCTGGCTGTAACCGTTCCTCAGTACGGTTCCACATCAgattaaacttgtttttttctctcctcagttttAACGAGCATTTTCAAACCCTCAGATTTTAGCTCAGgttgtgtgtcttttgtttcttttcgtCCTGGTTGTGTTTCGCATTTGATCAAACCAGTGCTGTTGTGTATTTCACCGACAGCCCGACACCTTCCTACATATTTACTCATGTGAAGTCCTGAAACAAAGCTTGGCCTGATGGCGGGACCCAAACTCAGAGTTCAGAGTTTGGTTCACGTGTGTTTCACTCTGTGGAGCCGGCTGCAGTTTGTAGAGGCTGTCTCGTCTTCAGTAATTCGTGAGGACAGCCAAAGAGTTTCTTTTGATATTAGTTAATAAAGCCCACAGTCTGATGAGAATGAGTTGGACCGACTGTTCTTCACCTGATGATTCTGACATTTTGTCTCATTTCCTTTGCAGCTGGTTCTTCCAGAGTATCTCAtccacttcttcttctgtgtgatGTTCTTCTGTGCGGCCGAGTGGCTCACCCTCTGTCTCAACCTGCCGCTGCTGGCTTATCATGTGTGGAGGTGAGTCTCTGAACGAGAGGACTCCATCGTGTTTGGTCCTCCAATACAATTCAGTACCGTTGACTCTGTCTTAACGAACATGGAATACAACCTGACCTGATCCCTCTCTGTGGTTTCCCTGTGACGCAGGTATATGAGCAGACCCGTGATGAGCTGCCCTGGACTCTACGACCCAACAACCATCATGAACGCTGACATCCTGGCGTACTGTCAAAAAGAAGGCTGGTGCAAACTGGCTTTCTATCTCCTGTCATTCTTCTACTATCTCTATGGGTATGTAATCACTTGGCTGCAGGCATCTACATCTGCTCAGTACAAAGCCTCCTTTAAAAACTGTCAAAGGGTGTTTGGACTCAGCTTTAAAGTAGAGCAGCACTCAGAGTTCATAACTTCACCAAGGCCCACGAGTCcctttttaaattcaatcaagctgctccaGATTTAACACGCATagacatcagtcctctgaacatgacATCAGATCCATTAATGATTCCCTGGCAGAActgtaaatgttgaaaaaggcaCAAATTCcttgatccgccccctgatccagatctaaTGCTAAAGTCAATAAGTTCTTCCCTGATCGATACCACATCCTTTCACCATTTCTTAGAAATCAGATCAGTTGTTTTTGGTGTAATCTTCAAATGATTTGAGGCAAAGACACAACGTCCTTCATGACTGTAACAAACATTATTAGTTAGATTTAAAGGTGCTGGAAGATAGATTGCTAACTGTTCCCCTTTGTTTCCAGCAGTCacgctatgctaagctaacactCTCCTGGCTGTAGCTTCACATTTAGGGTCACGTTTTGATCGTTTGTCTCACTCGGCAAGAAATCttattaaaaatgtcaaattctTTAACTCTCAGTCCTGTTTTTAAGTCTCATTTACTCCCATTTTAATAAGACCTATGAAGaatttgtaaaacaaaacataatttcaaaCAATCCAACACTCAGTAACAATCTGTCTCTCCCGCTCCAACAGGATGATCTATGTGCTGGTGAGCTCTTAAACCGGACGATGAAGGACAAGGACCTGCATGTACAGTAGACGACCAGACACTATGAACTTAGTGCTGCAACACTGGACCTgctggagcccccccccccccccgctcagtcACACGAGGCGCCATTTCAAGCTGACGAactctccagccccccccccacacacaaagcGCGAGTGTCATTTCGGAAACATTTAGAGAAAATCGTGGTCGAGGCGTTCTTGTCATAGCATTACAGATTCAAATTTTATAGAAAATAAGGACAAAACCTCATCTACGGACAagtgttctttcttttttaagggtgtggtgatttttttttgatACTTgggatttaaataaagttttgttttcatcttggTTCCCAGGTGAGAATCTGAGCCGCATTTGCTTTTTTCTGCCGATTTGCATTCGGAGCTTTTAGCTAATTTCCACCACGTGATTCATTGCCATCGCTAAAACAGCAAAGTGCAAACCggactcctgctcctgctccctgATGGATACGGTCCTGAAATGAACATGAAGGTTCAGATGTGGACAATCGTCGTCTGGTTGTCCCCACATCTGTTTTCAGACTGTCTGATGAATAGCTTCCATGTTTCAGACCCATCTATCACGTCGAGTCATGTAATCCCCGCTGAAGTTATCGCTGATATGTTTTTAAGTGTGAATCAAGAGTAGAAAGCAACGTGTGTGCgacctgtgtttgtgtagatcagcccccccccccccggcagccatgcctacttaaaaaaaaaggttgactCAACAGTTCTCAACATTTGAATTCTCTTGTTTTCTGCAGTGGAGTTTCTCTGAATCTGCTCATGTGCCAGACTGTCGAATGGACCTTTTCAAATTTCCACTGCTGTGCTCGTCTTTGTGCGTCTTGTTAATTTCAACACAGTGTTAGGAACCCCAAGGTTTATtcattcagtgtttttcattttcctttttttatctcCAGGATATCAAACACTCCTCGGTGTTGCTCATGTCAGGACTGAAGAATCTGGAAAGTAATCTCCTTTTAGAGTCGAGGCCGATAGACTTCATTTTTCagaaatacagtatttattgccatttttaaatgtgtaaatttaTCAGGGAAAGGGATAAAGATCATTTGTCACaataatgtttttatgtattAGATCCCATTTGTGTCGCATCTAGGAAATGACAACTTGAGTTTATTTGAATCTAAATAAATTCATCCCACTCTTTACAATTGACTGGAACTTTATTTATAAgattttaaaaggaaaattagAGCTGCCAACACAAACATGATTTCCTCATTTAAGACTTTATTCCATTACCATGAGGAGAAGACAAATCAATATATTAAGAGTATTCTGTTAAAGTGCAGTCATTAGAGAATGCAGTTATAAACACCCACAAA contains these protein-coding regions:
- the cnih1 gene encoding protein cornichon homolog 1, which encodes MAFTFAAFCYMLALLLTAALIFFAIWHIIAFDELKTDYKNPIDQCNTLNPLVLPEYLIHFFFCVMFFCAAEWLTLCLNLPLLAYHVWRYMSRPVMSCPGLYDPTTIMNADILAYCQKEGWCKLAFYLLSFFYYLYGMIYVLVSS